The stretch of DNA GCGTTGCTTCGACCGGCTTGGCGGCCGCGGGGGCGATCGGCGCTGGCAGGCTCGATGGCGCGGGCCCGGCAGGCGCAGGACCGGCATAAGCATCGGCCCACTGCAGGCACGCCGCCAGCAGGCCGGCATCGCCGGGCGCGGCACGCTGGATATGGGCGAAGCCCAGCGCCAGCGCCTGTTCGGCGATTCTCGCATGGGGCGCGATGCACTGCACCTGCCGCAGCGAAGCGTCTTCCTGGGGCGACAGATGCTGCCGTGCCAGCACGTCGAGGTTGCGCACCGCCTCGGAACTGGTTAGCAGCCAGGCATGCGGTGCGGCGCCGGGACGCAGGTTGTCGCGCACGGCCTGCCATTGCATCGCGGTCGGTTCGGGCAGCGTGCGCTGGTAGGCCTCGACGGCTTCGACGTGGGCGCCGGCCTCGCGCAGGCGGTCGCCGAGCCAGTCGCGTCCGCCGTTGCCGCGGATGATCAGCACCGGCTTGCCGGCCAGTGCGGCGGGATCGAGCTGCGCCCACAGCGCCTCGGAATCGAAACGCAGCGCCTCGGCATCGGGCACCGTATCGTCATGCCCCGCCCCGTTGCCGCTGGCGCCCGCGGGCGCGATCACGCGATACGCCGGTGCGGCGATGCCGCGCTCGGCCAGCGCGGCGACGCTGGCCGGGCCGACCACTGCCGCCGCGACCTGAGCCGGCCAGCGCGCCACGGCCGAGCCCTGCACACCGGCGAGCGCGTCCAGCGCAAAGGCAATGGCATTGGGGCTGACGAACACCACCAGCGCAAACGTGTCCAGCCGCGCCAGCGCCGCGCGCAGCGGCCCGTCGTCAGCGGCCGGGCCGATCGCCAGCAGCGGGAAGCTGAGTACATCCAGACCGGCGCCCTGCAGGGCCTCGGTCAGTTGCCGGGACTGCCCGGCGGGTCGTGTCACAACGACGGTCGGGCGGGGCATCGGGCAGCCTCAGGCAGGAGATGGAGCAGCGGCGTCGCCTGAATCGGCCAGCGCGGCAAGGATCGACTCGGCGCCCTGCGCCAGCAGGTCGCCGGCGCAAGCCTGGCCCAGCGCTTCGGCGGCAGCCAGGTCGGCGGCGGGCCCCGCCGCCGCGGCGCGGATGGCACGGCTACCGTCGGGCAAGGCGACGAAGGCCTCCAGCCGCAGCTGGTCGCCGTCCCAGCGCGCGTGCGCCGCCAGCGGGACCTGGCAGGAGCCGCCCAGCCGGCGCGACACGGCGCGCTCGGCGGTCACGGCCAGCGCGGTCGGCTGGTGGTTCAGCGGCGCCAGCCACTCGGCCAGTTCCGGGCGGGTGGAAAGGGTCTCGATCCCAAGCGCGCCCTGCCCCGCGGCCGGCAGCGACGCCTCGGCCGGGATCAGCGCGCGGATGCGATCGCCCAGCCCGAGCCGCTTCAGGCCCGCGGCGGCCAGGATGATGGCGCCATATTCGCCGCGATCGAGCTTGCCGAGCCGCGTGTCGAGGTTGCCGCGCAGCGGCTTGATCACCAGGTGCGGGTAGCGGCTGCGCAGCGCGGCTTCGCGGCGCAGGCTGGAAGTGCCGACCACGGTACCGGGCGGCATCTCGTCCAGCGATGCATAAGCCGACGACACCAGCGCGTCGCGCGGATCCTCGCGCTCCATCACCGCCGCCAGGGTGAAGCCCGGGGGCAGCTCCATCGGCACATCCTTGAGCGAATGCACCGCGAGGTCGGCCCGGCCTTCGTCCATCGCGAACTCCAGTTCTTTGACAAACAGACCCTTGCCGCCGACTTTCGACAGCGTACGGTCTAGAATCTGGTCTCCCCGGGTGGTCATGCCAAGAATGGACACGTCGCACGCGGGATAGTATTGTTGCAATGCAGCACGCACATGTTCTGCCTGCCACAGCGCCAGACGGCTCTCTCGGGAGGCAATGACGAGCTTTTGCGGAAGGTTGCGAGACACGACAGCGGTAGCGGAAGACGGGGTGGCGGACGACATGCGTCAATGGTAGCACGCGCCCCAATCGCCCCTCCGCACCATTAGATAAGCTTAGAGAAGCAAGAGGAGATTGCATGACGCAGCATGCTGCGCGGCCCAATGGTCGGAAGACCGGCGCGGCCGCCAAGGATTCGTCCGCCGCGAAAGGTGACGCAACCGGCGCAACCAGCGCTAAACCGCCCCGCTCCGCCCCCCGCGCAGCCAAGCGTTCTACCAAGCCCACGCTTTCGATCGTGTCGAGCAACGGAACCACCATCGCCGCCCCCACCCGCCGCACCGCCCGCACCGCTGACAAGGACGTGCCGCTGCGCGAGGACATCCGCTTCCTGGGCCGCCTGCTGGGCGACTGCCTGCGCGAGCAGGAAGGCGACGCCGCCTTCGAGGTGGTCGAGACCATCCGCCAGACCGCGGTGCGCTTCCGCCGCGAGAACGACCGCGCCGCCGGCGCCGAGCTGGACCGGCTGCTCAAGCGCCTGTCGCGCGACCAGACCAACCAGGTGGTCCGCGCCTTCAGCTATTTCTCGCACCTGGCCAATATCGCCGAGGACCAGCACCATAACCGCCGCCGCCGCGTGCATGCGCTGGCCGGCTCGCCGCCGCAGGACGGCAGCCTGCAGCACGCGCTGGAAAAGATCGACGCCGCCGGAGTCACCGGCAAGCAGCTGCGCAAGTTCCTCGACGAGGCGCTGATCGTGCCAGTGCTGACCGCGCACCCGACCGAAGTCCAGCGCAAGAGCATCCTTGACGCCGAGCGCGAGATCGCCCGCCTGCTGGCCGAGCGCGACCTGCCGATGACCGCGCGCGAGCGCGAGCACAACACCGCGCAGCTGCGCGCCAAGGTCACCACGCTGTGGCAGACCCGCATGCTGCGCGACGCGCGCCTGACGGTGGCCGACGAGATCGAGAACGCGCTGTCGTACTACCGCACCACCTTCCTGCGCGGCATCCCGCAGCTGATGAGCGAGCTGGAAGAAGACATCGCCGCAGTGTTCCCGGGGACGCGCAAGCGCAAGGGCGCCGCTGGCGCCTCGGGCACGCAAGCCGCGCCGCTGGCGCCGTTCCTGCAGATGGGTTCCTGGATCGGCGGCGACCGCGACGGCAACCCCAACGTGACCGCCGAGACCCTGGAGCACGCCGCCAGCCAGCAGGCGCAGCTGATCCTGGACTGGTACCTGGAAGAAGTGCACGCGCT from Cupriavidus taiwanensis encodes:
- the hemC gene encoding hydroxymethylbilane synthase is translated as MSSATPSSATAVVSRNLPQKLVIASRESRLALWQAEHVRAALQQYYPACDVSILGMTTRGDQILDRTLSKVGGKGLFVKELEFAMDEGRADLAVHSLKDVPMELPPGFTLAAVMEREDPRDALVSSAYASLDEMPPGTVVGTSSLRREAALRSRYPHLVIKPLRGNLDTRLGKLDRGEYGAIILAAAGLKRLGLGDRIRALIPAEASLPAAGQGALGIETLSTRPELAEWLAPLNHQPTALAVTAERAVSRRLGGSCQVPLAAHARWDGDQLRLEAFVALPDGSRAIRAAAAGPAADLAAAEALGQACAGDLLAQGAESILAALADSGDAAAPSPA